The proteins below are encoded in one region of Dama dama isolate Ldn47 chromosome 21, ASM3311817v1, whole genome shotgun sequence:
- the STMN2 gene encoding stathmin-2 produces the protein MAKTAMAYKEKMKELSMLSLICSCFYPEPRNINIYTYDDMEVKQINKRASGQAFELILKPPSPISEAPRTLASPKKKDLSLEEIQKKLEAAEERRKSQEAQVLKQLAEKREHEREVLQKALEENNNFSKMAEEKLILKMEQIKENREANLAAIIERLQEKERHAAEVRRNKELQVELSG, from the exons CCTAcaaggaaaaaatgaaggaaCTGTCCATGCTGTCCTTGATCTGCTCTTGCTTCTACCCGGAACCTCGCAACATCAACATCTATACTTACGATG ATATGGAAGTGAAGCAAATCAACAAGCGTGCCTCCGGCCAGGCTTTTGAGCTGATCTTAAAACCACCATCTCCCATCTCAGAAGCTCCACGAACTTTAGCTTCTCCCAAGAAGAAAGACCTGTCCCTGGAGGAGATCCAGAAAAAACTGGAGGctgcagaggaaagaagaaag TCTCAGGAGGCTCAGGTGCTGAAACAACTGGCGGAGAAGCGGGAACATGAGCGAGAGGTCCTCCAGAAGGCTTTGGAGGAGAACAACAACTTcagcaagatggcagaggagaagcTGATCCTGAAGATGGAACAAATCAAGGAAAACCGTGAGGCGAATCTAGCTGCTATTATTGAACGTCTGCAGGAAAAG GAGAGGCATGCGGCGGAGGTGCGCAGGAACAAGGAGCTGCAGGTCGAACTGTCTGGCTGA